The DNA segment GAATTTCACGCAATAGAATCCATTTTCTGTCTTCTAGAGATGGTTATGTTTCTAGGAATCAAATAAAAACTGATCCATCGACCCCATAGACGATGAATTCATAGCTTCAAATAGCTGCTAAGCTGCATTTTTAGGGTTATGCAGAATCTGCCATCTTCTCCAGGCATTATTCATCATCATCTAGCAAAACTAAATTTGTGGTTTGAAACTGAGCAGACATTTCTTATCCCAAGAAAAATTAAGTTGTCCCATTTTTGCTTGAATTCTGCAGAAACTAAAACTCATTCTAAGATCTGCCGTCAACAAAATTGAAACCCCTGCTCACatattcaatgttttaattCTGAAAATACTAGCTTTCAATCCGACAGCCAAACAAAGAACAAAACCCAACATTGTATTCTAAAAACCCATATgcatatgagagagagagagaccttgAAAGGGTTTGTATTGTTTGGGAGATGGAGAGGCAGTCGCGGGGACTGAGCCGTTGGAAATTCGCGCCAAAATGGGTTTGGTGTTGGATTTCAAATTGATACTGAAATTTGGGAAAATGGGCAAAGCCATAGAAGATTAAAGAGgtgaaaacaattctaaaatataCACATTTGTATGATttcacagagagagagagagagagagagagagagattggaAGGCAAAGATGGGTCTGAGGGAGGGACTTGGATGTGGGTTTTGTAGTTTGAAATTAGCCACGTTACTTCACACTTCCACTCACATTAGTCATCCATGTGTATGGATTGGACTCTTCGgtccgtttggttgctgagaaactaGAAAGAACCAAGATCAGCCTTATTTTGACAATTCTTTATTGCTGCTTTTCCTTCGAAAAAATGTGATTTAAAATGCACATAATTCTTCCCTTTTAGCTTTTCACTTCAAACAAGATTTTGAAACTGAGAATGTTGGGCCAAAACAGGACCCGGATCATCCGGTTCAATCATCAAATAACCGGTTTAATTTGGATGACGGCCCAAACGGGTCCATACGATCAGCTGGTTCAACCTGCGAATAACTGGTTTAATTGGGATAGCATCTGGTTGGAATCCACtagtccggtttttaaaacattagtaGGGTTTTCAAAACATTGGTCAAAAGTCCCAAAATAAGCCTTATTTTGCCAATTtttagatttctttttcttcaaataaatgGGGATTAAATGCAAGTAGTTCTCCCCTCCACCAATTcattagggtttagggtttatgatTTAACATAGTTCAATCTAAAGCCAAAGCAGAACCTTTCTTCTGTTATCTGTTACAGTTGGGGCAAAGGATAAACCATACTGCATCCAAGCTTCTCACATGACAAACCAAATAAGCAGGCTAGCGTGGAAAAATCTAACcataaactaaatgaaataagCCACATATCTACAAAGGGAGAGATTTAGTGTAGCACAACTATTGATAAATGCAGCACCATGAGAAGGGTTACAGGTTATATATAGCATTAAAGCAGAGTCTGCAATGTCTCATTCCATCCAAAAACACCATAAAGCACACACCCAAAAGTTAAAAGATACCAATGAGATTCTTTTGGTGCCCTAACATTTTCCTCCAAGCCTCTCCTAAAGTCACTGCACCGTGATCAGTCAAAAACATTCAAAGAAAAACATACTGACAACTTCCAGCTTTCCTCCTCAACACAGGCATAATTACAGAGGAGCGCTAATATTTACCCGAGGCTATAGACAAAATGCACTCCAAACCCAAATGGCAGCCTGCTCAACAAGACAGCATATAGGGACTAAAAGAAACCAAGCAGTACATATCTCTCTGGTATCATATTTACAGTTTTAACTAAAGGAAGAAACCCATCTATAAACCCAGAGTTTTGTGATACCCAGCTGAGTCATGGCAAGATTGAGGACACCCATAGCTCCTTTGGCAAGCAGAACCCAATCAAAGGGACACCCTGATGAAAATTGAGGGTTATATATCATTATAACAatgatctttttctttctttttttttttccttcctattCCGAGCCATCCTTGATGAACACCAGAGTTTCTTCAATCAGCATGTAGTAGATACATCAATATCTGCATCATCCAGAACAACTTAATTTTCCTCTAGGGTTTTCCAAGAGGAACCTCTTACCCTGCCGTTGAAAATTTGCTTACATTTGATCATCTGCCTAGCAAAAAGAGAGTCTCCACTCACTAGCAGATGCATGCTCCAAAACGGTAAAGGACCCAAGTATTTCACTGCATAGAAACTGATAAGACAAGAAACCAAAATCAATTATTTCCACAAAAAGCCATACAGGATTAGTCAGGAACATTGGCCAAGTCAGCAAAAAGATACGGAGGGCATGAGTGAAACAGCATAGTAGAAAGCCTCAATTATCATGACAGAGCTCCAGTAATTTTATCATGCAGCAGTTCCAgtgaaattatttctaaaattctgGAAGGAATGAAACTTTGCTTGTAAATTGATATCAGCATAGGAACCCCACACCCTTGGCTGATGACCGTCAGCATAGTTTTGGAATAGCCTTTTTTTCTTGCTTGTCCATATTAGAATCCTAGGAAGCCAATAAGCTCACCAAGATGGAACAGTATAAGGTATACCTCCAATTGTTTGGGGATCATCCTCCTCCTTTGAGTTCATTGTGCCATAATTTTGCTAAGTGCATTGTTTTTGGtgggtttttttatttcttttctcttttttctgtCTCTGTTTTGAAGGATCCCTTGTCCCTTTTTGCAATTCTTCTCTTCTATACACAATACTTTCTTGTTtcttaacaaaataaaagaaagaaaaagaagaagaaagcccAAAAAAAGACATTTCCTAATACAAGTCACCAACCCATTTATCATTGtatggtattaaaaaaaaaaattgcgttctcatcagaaaaaaaataaaaaataaaaaatgcattgataataaaagatattttgttTAATGCTATTAACTTGAACATCCAAACAAAAGTCTCCTTTGCGGAAAAAAGAGTTTGGAGGCAAATTATATTGATAAAGAGTCAAAACACAGCATGTGGCTTCATATGCGAAGTATCAAGTCCCTTCTTCACTTTCACTAAATGCAATGCTCTTTTCTCTGTGAAAACCCATAcaacaatccaaaaaatctaaggttcaaaaatttcaatttccttTTCATGCATTTCTcacaacaaccaaacaagatAATAAGGAACTTTCTTGCAGATTTCCACTTTAATGGTGGCTATTTCCTCTGATGATGGCATTTTCCACTACAACAGTACTCTTTTACGAGAAGGAAGGCATTGCACTGACCAAGGAACACAAAAAGGACATGGAGCAATGTAGTGAAACATATGAAtgcataaatttgaaaaagaaaaggatgatGCTGAAATTAAATTGAACAAAATTCATCTAACTAACCCAAAACAGCTTGATCTCTCTCTTGAGATGATCCttcaatatatttcaaattcctACTAGTCTGTCCCCCTTCTCTTGCTTATTCCTTTGCATATCATCTCTACAATATAAGCCCCTGTTTCATCCATACAATGCAGGATCACTTGGCTCCTAAAGACCTTATGGAGAAACTGATTCTGAGTATTAGCCACCAGGCCCCCAGTCTCGGCCAATCAACTAGGCACAGAGCTTCCaatttgaaaatgtttggtCAGTTCATAAGGAGAGGACTAAAGTTTAATAGGACTAAGTCACAGGCTGAGGCGATAGAAAGTTGTGTATGGTGACTACTAGTTGCATTTGTTTCTATGTTGTTCTCTCAGATTTTCAGAGAGAGGGAACTGGGAAATTGTTAGTTTGTGTCAATTTGATGTCTCTTTACACCCAGCTTGGATCCTGTTGTCTTCATGTATACTCttatttttgataagtttgTCTTCATGTCTACTTGACACTCAGTTCAAACTCATTGACATTTCAGCAAGACTCCCTGATTAGTACTCAGTGCAGAAAATTTTGCAACTTCAGgtcatttttgaagaattaattaTGTCATCCACCAAATCAGATAGACCTAACACAACCTATTTGGGGACTCCAAAGGAAACAAATTAACCAACCGTTTGTTTTTGTAAGGATAAGTTGGGCAGCTCCCTCTGAAATACCCAACTTCCTGGACATCACTTTCAGAGAATTTAGAAAAGAGGACAAAAAATAAGTACTCTCATTTAGTGCCATTTTAGCTACTCTTTCGGTTACATGACTGATAGAATCACTCCAGCTTAGGACCTTATGAGATAGGATTCTTCAAAAGCTCTCTACAGTTTAGTCACCAAGGAGTATGAGAGAAAATTTGAGCAGTAGCAATAAATTCTCTGTACTTCAGTAAAATCACCATCTTGTTCTTTTCTTCATTCTGTATCTCTCCCCAATTTCAAATTACAAGAAGTTGGAGCGGATCTTTGATCTTTTATTGGTATCCCCTTTTCTTGACGAATACATACATCAAGAATTTAGTGTGCAATTCATTTTCATAAGATAGATCATCTTTACAAGTAATTGGTTCTCTGAATGCTCATGGTTGTGTTCTAGAAACTCCAGGTCAGTTAAATGGAGGATCATGAAGGAACACAAGTTGGGATTCTCCAAGCCAGTCATACCAGTTTCATTATCAAATAGAAAGTTTTTGCACTTGTGGAAGGTTCAAGAAGGCCCTTTCTATTTTGCTGAGCATAATCCTTGAATGCTATTGCCTAGGGATAGAAACCTATAAGAGGGACAAACTACAAAATCCAAAGcagtaaaaagaaagaaaaacagagaaaagaaagaCGAAGCACTCAAAATTACTAAATACAAATACTAGGGAATAAATTTATGGTCATAAAAACAGACAAAGCAGCCGGTCCAACAACTGAACTGTCACCTCGTAAAAACCACTGTGATCTGCTCAATCCAGTTGCTTTTAGCAGACCAAGTGTTAACCAGCTGGGTGAACAGGTGATTGGATGTAATAGCTTTTGGCTTTTTAATAGAGTGAAAATTCGTAAATTGCTCATGAAGTTCCAGGGCACTAAACTCCTAATAATCACATCTCACAGATGCAGTTAGAACATGTGGTGCTACATATGTTAGTCTGACATGTGTCTAATGTATAAGATTCACTTTGCAGCAAAAGGAAATACCTCGGAAACTATCCTTCCACCAAGGACTAATCAAACAGTCTATCATATAACATTTGACCACAGATATTTTGCCTCATATTTTGATTTCTAAGAAAAAGCTATGTAAGACCTCATTTTATATCAACCTTTTGACGtgcaaatcaagaatatattaacAGGTGCCTAGCAAAAGAACAGGGGACTAACCCAAGTAGACAGTATGTAAATAAAGTGCTTCAAAAggcagaaaaaggaaaaacaatgaGCAATAAAGATAATGTAATAACAAGCAAGGACTTTTTTCACCTACCATTACCAATCATGCCAGATACTTTTCCTGAAAACTCCAATAAGGATCaaacatatttgaaattctAAGGAATTTTTTTCCATCCAATTATCagtaaatttgatttttttttttttcctttctgataggaaaacaaaaaaatatatatcaacaGCACCTAACAAAGAGTGCACCAAAGAACATGGGTCATGTACAAAGAATGCCAAAAGGCAAAGCAAAAAAAGAAGGGGCAACAAGACAAAAAATGCCCCTTCACAAAGACCACAACAAatctataaaatttattagGCTTAGGGAACCCCCATCTATATACATATTAACCCAtgataaaagattaaaaagagCCATGAATTTTAGTGCTTGATCAAACATTTCTTTGCTTTCAAATGATCTTTGGCTCCTCTTCTTCCACATGACCAAAACATGCACAATGGGATAGGAAATTGGAAacttttttgaaagtttgatatTTGCTctgagaaatgaaaattttaatatgacGGCAATTAAGTCATTTGTTCAGTATTTCTTGATcaatttaatttggaaattaacATCTATGTTTTTGTATCACATATATGACATAAAAACACAGattattcttaagaataaaagcTCACCTTTTAAGGAAGTCTAAGGACCTGAACTTGACTTCTGAACCCACACTTGTTTCTGACATATACATTTGAAAGGACTCAAAATTTATTAGCACAAAATATATGGGCATAACATAGAAAATATGGTGCATGTTTAACAGGCAAAAGATTAAATCCAAGCACCTCATGGGAACCATATCCAGGAGCACTTCCTCTTTTTGAATGCTTCCCCTCACTTACAATTGAAGAGCCATCAGCATCCTTTACACTGTGTGTTGGTCCACGGCGACCACTGTGTTTATGGGATCCTACATAGGGTATGCAAATAACAAGAACCGTGAATATATATGTATGCCAAGAGTAAGTAGAATTTGTAGCTAAAAATATTGCAGCGAAAAAACTCACCATTATCTAATGCAGAATGGCCACCACGTCCACTTCCAAGTGCTTTGACTTCACCACTCCTTGCATTTGACATGTCAGATCTCATTTCTCCATGACTTCCTGAAATATATTATGGAGAAGAAAAGTTACAATGATTGACTAATTCACGATTGCTTAAGGCAACAGAAGGGTTTATAGAATTTGAAAGTATAACATTTCTGTTTTGTCTTTTTCTCTTATGTGTGCTCATGTGTATTATGTGTGCTTGCAGAGGAATTTGATAGTGATAGTGACGGAGGATGATTacttcaatttatttgtttagtcaCACTATGCACTACAATGTCCCCAGTCTTACAAACCCCATGAGATCTATGTTGAATGGTCAGACCTTCAGGAAAATCTGAAGATGTAGGTTGAGAAGCAGAGGATGACAAAGACTCATCACTTGCATGTGATCCATCTGAACGGCGAAGAGGAGTCCATACACCACGGTCAGGTCTATCCTTATTTCTTGTACGTTTGTCCTGCTTCTCACTGACAAAACTATGCACATCATTCCCAACAACCTTGTCATCTTGAGCTCCATTTGTCTCCTTTGAAGCCAATTGAATGTGTGGAGGGCGAGGAGGTCGTTTCTCCTTCTCTAAGTTAGAGGCTTGGGACTGTTGCTCCGTCTGGAACATAGAAGATTGACTTTGACGTGCATCCTTGTTTAAAAGTATGCTTCTGATTATCCTTCCACTACCTTCACGTCTCTGATTCTGCTTGGGAGCATTTGCACCAAGTATATTCTTTACTGGTGATGTTACATTCTGCTGCAGTAAATGCTATATAATTAAACAATGCATATAGTTAGAAACTCCATACTGAAACTATGATGGAGATCAATTGAAATGTGAAGAGTCAAAAGTTTACATATACTACAAATGGCATATATGACTTTAACGTTCAAACATATTTACAATACACAACACACTCAATTCTTCTCATGAAAAACAAAATGTGGCCCTggcttcttttctttcttgtttcaaGCTTCCTTGAATCCTTCCTACATCTACATTGCACCACCTTTTGGTAGGCACCAGTTATATAAACTTCTCATTTGCACATGAGAACATAACTTTGTGAATGCAAGTTATCTGTAATATGATTATGCAGTAGATACTGATGCCCAAGAATTATTCTCAGaaagaaaacaataagaaaTTCTCTAAGAACACCAAAAATGATGTTTTCAACATATATAAACTTCTAAAGGAAAAGAGGAATATATAGTTTAGCTTGTAAGTCGGTAATATAAGTCAGTAAATGACAACTACAATAGGATTGGATATTTCTAATATGAAAAGGTAAGGATATGAAAGCCATCAAACAGCACcaacataaaaggaaaaagcaCTTCAACAACTAGGACTGGTGCAGTGATAAACAAATAGGAGAGCTTTTTCACTATAGTAACTATCTAGTGAACTGTAAATTATATCCATGTCATTTCATACAGATATCTATGTtcctttttccaaaaaagatTCAATCTAAATTCATTTCCATCAAATCTCATAATGAGATGTCTATAATCATCCATAAATCCAGAAACCTCTCTATCGATTTGCATTCCCAATTAGTTCAGCAGTTATAATGAATTCATTAATGTTTGATCCACCAAACAGACCTAGATAATCTTGTTTACAGGGCTCTTAAACTTCTATTACAGATATTAAGCAATAAACCATAATTCAttactgtttttaaaaaatcttaattttttaaatttctattatatgaaaaacataaatcttaattttttttaaaaatgcttaCATGAGaaatttctctctcttttcctttcaGGAGGAGGACTTTCTTCTTCCCAGCATCAACAGCTCCAGAAACTCCTGAAACAAGCAGAACCATCAGTGGTGAACAAACAAATAGAACATTATGAATAAGAAATCATACATTGGAAGAGGAACAAAGTTGTTacacaacaaatatatatataataatcaatCTATATGGTATTTACCAATAAATTCTAAAGATGTGAATTGggagaaatataaaatttttaccaATTACTTGTCAACAGAAGGGGAAAAGAAGATTGGGTGTCACAAAATCTTGCATTAAAGGCAATACTGatcattaatgattttttttttcccaaaatctTGCATTAAAGGCTATACTGatcattaatgattttttttttttcttttgttttcacaAATTTTGATGTGCAGACATATTTTTCATGACAACTAGAAGAAGGGttcatttggtagtgattctggTAAAAGTGATTTTAGTGTGTAATGATTTAGCAGTGCTTTTATGAGAAACACTTTCCTGAAGAATCAGTTAGTGTTTACATATAAACCATAAAGTGTTTTTCATAATGTTTTCGGCAATGTTTTACATAACAGAAAGCACTTTTCAGAAGAAGCACCTATCAAGTACTAATCTAAGAATCAGTTCAAGTGATTCTCTGCTCTCTAGATTTTTAGAACTATGCAAAAAGCCTAATTTTTGTAAGGAAAGTGCTCCCATGCATTAGGAAGCGCTACTAACCCTCTAGAATCACTTCCAAACAGGCTAGAAGTCAACTGCAACAAGAAGGATGTTTTACTCTAAagaattctattttttttttttccttttgatggataaataagaatattattaacaacaattcacagaaaaaaaaaaaagagcatgcaccaaagtacacatggGGTTTACAAAAGGCGCCAAACTggcaaagaaaatgagagagtTGCAAAAAGCATCTTTCTCCCATCAAAAAAGTGTCCAACCAATTAATAAAATCTAATAAAGACAGAGGCTCCATTTACTAACGATTCTATCAAACTTTACTAGGTTAAATCTGGTTTTAATTGGGCTAAAAAATGCAATGTTTCAGAACCCGTAAAGAAAAGAGAACCATAAATAACCCTAGTTAGgtacaatttttcattttattattcatttttataccTTGATATGCACAAATATTAGGCTCTAGTGAAATTATACATTTACTATTCCAACTTTCAGAAGCACTTGTCCTCTTGAAAAACAAGAACATCGCTTCATTACAAACAATTCATTGAATTATACTGCACAAGAAATATGTCATTTGTTCACTCATTATCAGAACTTCTATAACCAACTGTCAGCTTGTCCTTGCTTATGCATCACAATAGATCCTCCCTGTCTTCTTTGGGAGGCTCATTTCTCCTAGGGCTTCCTCAGAGACCTTCATGGAAGCAATGGGGAAGGAGCCGGAGGTGTTGGCCGATGAAGCTTTGACTGTCGAGGGGTCGCTTTCAGGCTGACCGACGCTCACCAATGAGGTGCTGCTACGAAAGCCTCCAAGTACCCTGTTTCTCACTCCTGCTCACTCTTTTCTTTGGGGTTTTAGGCTTTCTCTTCTACTCCTTTCTTGAGTCCCAACGAAGCTTTGATGGTGAGAGAAGGGGCTTTCGGTGGGTCGGATGGTTCTGAGGCAGTGGCAGTGGACTGTGACCCTCTGCGATTAGCGTCAACAGAAGCTGCTTTAGTCCTTGAGGGCCGGAAGGAGCTTTCTTGTGGCTCGGTGGACAGTGATGTATAGGCTGAGCTTGCAATTGTTCCGTTTGGGTTGGATTCCTCTAGGCCCTTGGCGACGTTGACTGATTTTCAAGCGAAAGTGGGGGAGCAGGATGAAAGGCGGAACACTAGTTGCCTCGCTAAGTTCAGTCAGTGTCTTGGCATGCCGAAGAAAGGTTTCGAAGAGGAAATTTTGTACCTTTTGAGGTGGATGAAGGGGATAATTGACCAAAAGGGGCAGGACAAGACTTCTAGAAAGGCGAAGTCACTGTCTTCAAAATCTGATAGGTAGCTTAAAAAATTGGAGTGGACAGTGAGCTATAAAAAAGCTAGAATTGATATTGGATTTGGCAAATCCGATGGGGTTTCTGTGTCGAGGTGTAAATGAAGATAAGAATGTGATCCTGGAATGTTAAAGGGACAAACGACAGGGATAAAAGGAAGATAATAAAGTCAATAATTAAATCACAGAGGGTGGATGTGGTGTGTTTGTAGGAAaccaaaattaaagaaatgactaCTGGGCTTGTACATAGCCTTGGGATGGGTAGGTGTTTAGGTTGGAGTGCAATTAATTCAAGGGGAGCAGCTGGTAGCATTCTTGTGTTCTGGGATAAAAGGGTGTTCGAATTAGTTGGCTTGGAAATAAGGGAGTACTCAATTTCATGTGGCTTCAAGTACTGTGAAGATGGTGTTGTGGGTGTTTACTGGTGTGTATGGCCCGGTTTGCAGTAGGGAAAGGGAGAACTTTTGGATGAGCTTGGGGCAATATGAGGTTTATGGAGTGACCTTTGGTGTGTAAGTGGGGATTTCAACATGGTAAGATTTCTTGGGGAGCGAAGTAGGGGAGGAGGGTTAACTTCAACAATGAGAAGATTTTCAGAGGTGTTAAGAGGAGCTGGAGTTGAAGGACAATTCCTCTGTAGGGGGGTCCTTTCACTTGGGAGGGGTGAGATGAATAACCAATCCCATTCTTGACTTGACCGGTTTTTAGTGATAGATAATTGGGACAACCTGTTTAATGGGTCTATGCAAGTTGTTTTACCCAAACCGGTTTCTTACCATTTTCCCATTTTGCTTGATGGAGGTCTAAGGAGGGGACCTCTCCtttcagatttgagaacatATGGTCGGAGGAGGGGTTCAAAGAACTGGTTAAGAATTGGTGGGTGTGCTTTAATTTTAATGGGACTTTCAGCTTTGTTTTAGATGCAGAATAGAGAGCCTTAAAAGCAGTATTGAAGACTTGGAATAAAAAAGTGTTTGGTTTAATTGAGGCTAGAAAGGGAGAAGCTCTTAGGCAAGTTGTGTATTGGGACGAGAAGGAGAAAGGTTCAGTCTTAAACCTGGAAGAGTCTGAAGCCAAAAAGGAGGCAAGAGAGTCTTATAAGAAATGGGTTATGAGAGAGGAAAtctcttggagacaaaaatcaagaaaaatgtggTTGAAAGAGGGGGATAGCAACACCAGATTCTTCCACAGGATGGCGAATGCACACAGTAGAACAAATTGATTATCCAAGGTGAAAGTGGTTGTTGGCATACTGAGGAGAACGAAATAAAAGCTAGTGTGGTTGGGGCATTTCATAACATCTTTTCAAAAGAAGAGAGGTGGAGACCCAGTATTGACGGGTTGTCCTTTGAGGGGTTAGATAGTAGTGAGGTTGAGAGGTTGGAGCTTCCTTTTTCGAAAGAAGAAGTGTTCGTTGCTCTCTCTGATTTGGGTAAGGACAAAGCTCCAGGTCCGAACGGTTACACCATATCGTTTTGGCTTTTTTGTTGGGATGTTGTGAAGATAtaggttttgggtttttttaggGACTTCCATGAGAGGGGTAGATTTGTCAAGTCTTTGAATGCTACTTTCCTAACTCTTGTTCCAAAGAAGGGAGGTGCAGAAGACTTGAAAGATTTTAGGCCGATCAGCCTTGTGGGTAGCCTATATAAGTTGTTGGCTAACGTGTTGGCCAATAGGCTTAAAAAGGTCTTGCGCAAAGTGATTACAGAGTCCCAAAATGCTTTTCTGGAGGGTAGACAGATTTTGATTACAAATGAGGTTGTGGACTCAAGGTAGAAAAGCAAAGAAGGTGGTGTTTTGTGCAAGTTGAATATTGAGAAGGCGTATGATCATGTGAATTGGAAGTTCTTACTTGCAGTGCTAAGAAAGATGGGCTTTAGAGAGAGATGGATTAAATGAGAAGATTGGTGCAAATCTACTATGAAGTTTTATGTTTTAGTAAATGGTTCCCCTTCTTGTTTTTTCCCAAGTTCGaggggtttgagacaaggagatcccctctCCCCTTTATTCGTGATTGTCATGGAGGTGTTTAGTTGTCTCTTGAGGAGGGCAAATAGTGAGGGCTACTTATCTGGTTGGCAGGTGAGAGATAGGAGTGGTGATGAGATTTTGATCTCGCATTTGCTATTTGTTGATGATACtttggtgttttgtgaggcGTCGCAAGACCAGATGACTTATCTGAGTTGGCTTCTTATGTGGTTTAAGGCTTGTTCgggtttgaaaatcaatttggagaaaagtgagcTAATTTCGGTGGGTAGGGTGCATAATATAGGTGACTTGGCCTTGGAGTTGGGCTGTAAAGTGGGCAATCTCCGTTCTCgctatttgggtcttcctttagggGCTCCCTTCAAATTTGTGGAGGTTTGGGATGGTGTTGGAGAGAGATTTCAAAAAAGGCTAGCCCTGTGAAAAAGTAAGTACACCTCAAAGAGAGAGAGACTCACTTTATTCGAAGCACTATATCTAGCATATCAATCTATTTCATGTCTCTCTTTTGCATGTCAAAACAAGTGAGGT comes from the Vitis vinifera cultivar Pinot Noir 40024 chromosome 12, ASM3070453v1 genome and includes:
- the LOC100852735 gene encoding regulator of nonsense transcripts UPF3 isoform X2, giving the protein MKGPLDRTKVVVRHLPPTISEAAFLEQIDTVFKGRYTLVKFRPGKNSQKRQSYSRAYLDFKRPEDVIEFAEFFDGHVFVNEKGTQFKTIVEYAPSQRIPKHWPKKDGREGTIFKDPEYMEFVELLAKPVENLPSAEIQLERREAERAGAVKDTPIVTPLMDFVRQKRAAKGVSRRSLSNGKLSRRASGSSSGNPSLGSSKRGSEKRRLSTTMYVLRDTAKSTSAKDKSTFILVPKRDDQLLSDKSVNLAAGGGAEALEEESGVSGAVDAGKKKVLLLKGKEREISHQNVTSPVKNILGANAPKQNQRREGSGRIIRSILLNKDARQSQSSMFQTEQQSQASNLEKEKRPPRPPHIQLASKETNGAQDDKVVGNDVHSFVSEKQDKRTRNKDRPDRGVWTPLRRSDGSHASDESLSSSASQPTSSDFPEGSHGEMRSDMSNARSGEVKALGSGRGGHSALDNGSHKHSGRRGPTHSVKDADGSSIVSEGKHSKRGSAPGYGSHEVLGFNLLPVKHAPYFLCYAHIFCANKF
- the LOC100852735 gene encoding regulator of nonsense transcripts UPF3 isoform X1, with product MKGPLDRTKVVVRHLPPTISEAAFLEQIDTVFKGRYTLVKFRPGKNSQKRQSYSRAYLDFKRPEDVIEFAEFFDGHVFVNEKGTQFKTIVEYAPSQRIPKHWPKKDGREGTIFKDPEYMEFVELLAKPVENLPSAEIQLERREAERAGAVKDTPIVTPLMDFVRQKRAAKGVSRRSLSNGKLSRRASGSSSGNPSLGSSKRGSEKRRLSTTMYVLRDTAKSTSAKDKSTFILVPKRDDQLLSDKSVNLAAGGGAEALEEESGVSGAVDAGKKKVLLLKGKEREISHHLLQQNVTSPVKNILGANAPKQNQRREGSGRIIRSILLNKDARQSQSSMFQTEQQSQASNLEKEKRPPRPPHIQLASKETNGAQDDKVVGNDVHSFVSEKQDKRTRNKDRPDRGVWTPLRRSDGSHASDESLSSSASQPTSSDFPEGSHGEMRSDMSNARSGEVKALGSGRGGHSALDNGSHKHSGRRGPTHSVKDADGSSIVSEGKHSKRGSAPGYGSHEVLGFNLLPVKHAPYFLCYAHIFCANKF
- the LOC100852735 gene encoding regulator of nonsense transcripts UPF3 isoform X3, which gives rise to MKGPLDRTKVVVRHLPPTISEAAFLEQIDTVFKGRYTLVKFRPGKNSQKRQSYSRAYLDFKRPEDVIEFAEFFDGHVFVNEKGTQFKTIVEYAPSQRIPKHWPKKDGREGTIFKDPEYMEFVELLAKPVENLPSAEIQLERREAERAGAVKDTPIVTPLMDFVRQKRAAKGVSRRSLSNGKLSRRASGSSSGNPSLGSSKRGSEKRRLSTTMYVLRDTAKSTSAKDKSTFILVPKRDDQLLSDKSVNLAAGGGAEALEEESGVSGAVDAGKKKVLLLKGKEREISHNVTSPVKNILGANAPKQNQRREGSGRIIRSILLNKDARQSQSSMFQTEQQSQASNLEKEKRPPRPPHIQLASKETNGAQDDKVVGNDVHSFVSEKQDKRTRNKDRPDRGVWTPLRRSDGSHASDESLSSSASQPTSSDFPEGSHGEMRSDMSNARSGEVKALGSGRGGHSALDNGSHKHSGRRGPTHSVKDADGSSIVSEGKHSKRGSAPGYGSHEVLGFNLLPVKHAPYFLCYAHIFCANKF